The Paracoccus sp. MC1862 genome includes a window with the following:
- a CDS encoding glycosyltransferase family 2 protein, producing the protein MRRCLPDPALQAPPPGPPVTVLMALYQGERFLREQLDSIAAQRVRWRLVVGDDGSTDAGPQILRAFAGEWGGRVAVRTGPGKGAAGNFLALLAGLPTEPGFVALADQDDVWHSDKLARALRALDGADGPALYCSRVEIRDETLRPLGLSRLPVRLPSFRHALVQNLVPGNTAVLNPAGAALARRAAIGAAGVVMHDWWLYQLVTGVGGRVIHDSAPSLMYRQHGRNVVGANDGPLARLASLTRMLRGLHRDWSHANLREMQRLQDWLTPENRCVLDRFAALNGPSPLCRLQAMRRGGFYRQGRLSQATLWVAAALGRV; encoded by the coding sequence GTGCGGCGCTGTCTGCCAGATCCGGCTTTGCAGGCGCCACCACCCGGACCGCCCGTCACGGTGCTGATGGCGCTTTATCAGGGCGAGCGGTTCCTGCGCGAACAGCTTGACAGCATCGCGGCCCAGCGGGTCCGGTGGCGGCTGGTGGTCGGCGACGACGGCTCGACCGACGCGGGGCCGCAGATCCTGCGGGCCTTTGCCGGGGAATGGGGCGGGCGCGTCGCTGTCAGGACAGGTCCGGGAAAAGGCGCGGCGGGCAATTTCCTGGCGCTGCTGGCAGGGCTGCCCACCGAGCCGGGCTTTGTCGCGTTGGCCGATCAGGACGATGTCTGGCATTCCGACAAGCTCGCGCGCGCGCTGCGGGCGCTGGATGGGGCGGATGGCCCCGCGCTTTACTGCAGCCGGGTCGAGATCCGCGACGAGACGCTGCGTCCCCTGGGCCTGTCGCGCCTGCCGGTGCGTCTGCCCTCGTTCCGGCATGCGCTGGTGCAGAACCTCGTGCCCGGCAACACGGCGGTGCTGAATCCCGCGGGCGCCGCACTGGCTCGCCGGGCGGCCATCGGGGCGGCCGGGGTGGTGATGCATGACTGGTGGCTTTACCAACTGGTGACCGGCGTCGGCGGACGGGTGATCCACGATTCCGCGCCCTCGCTGATGTATCGCCAGCACGGCAGGAACGTCGTGGGCGCCAATGACGGCCCGCTGGCGCGGCTGGCCAGCCTCACGCGGATGCTGCGGGGCCTGCACCGCGACTGGAGCCATGCGAACCTGCGCGAGATGCAGCGGCTGCAGGATTGGCTGACGCCCGAGAACCGTTGCGTGCTGGACAGGTTCGCGGCGCTGAACGGCCCCAGCCCCTTGTGCCGCCTGCAGGCGATGCGGCGCGGCGGCTTCTACCGGCAGGGGCGGCTTTCGCAGGCCACGCTGTGGGTGGCGGCGGCGCTGGGGCGGGTCTGA
- a CDS encoding MFS transporter: MSASQSRLFTPILIGGCMILMINFALRASFGVFQIPVAETFGWPRAEFSMAIAIQNLAWGFGQPLFGALAERWGDRLAIILGAALYSLGLLMTAVAATPEAMQFWEIAVGFGIAGTGFGVVLAVIGRAASDENRSLALGIATAAGSAGQVIGAPLAEGLLAVMPWQQVFMVFAVLILSVLLFLPMLGNSRPAPRHELEEGMGTVLRRAFTDPSYLMIFVGFFSCGYQLGFITAHFPAMITEMCGPIAPDGGLAALGITTTSALGAIAISLIGLANIGGSIMAGWLGKKYTRKYLLAGIYALRTVISAWFILTPITPPTVVFFSLSMGALWLATVPLTSGLVAHIYGLRYMGTLYGFVFLSHQIGSFLGVWLGGRLYDIHGDYTTVWWVGVGVGAFSALIHLPVREAPSRGLAATPA, encoded by the coding sequence ATGTCCGCCAGCCAGTCCCGCCTGTTCACCCCGATCCTGATCGGCGGCTGCATGATCCTGATGATCAACTTCGCGCTGAGGGCGAGCTTCGGCGTCTTCCAGATCCCCGTGGCCGAGACCTTCGGCTGGCCGCGGGCGGAGTTCAGCATGGCCATCGCCATCCAGAACCTCGCCTGGGGCTTCGGCCAGCCGCTGTTCGGGGCCTTGGCCGAACGCTGGGGCGACCGACTGGCGATCATCCTCGGCGCTGCGCTCTATTCGCTGGGACTGCTGATGACGGCCGTGGCGGCCACGCCCGAAGCGATGCAGTTCTGGGAAATCGCCGTTGGCTTTGGCATCGCCGGCACCGGCTTCGGCGTCGTGCTGGCCGTGATCGGCCGCGCGGCGAGCGACGAAAACCGCAGCCTCGCCTTGGGAATCGCCACTGCCGCGGGTTCTGCCGGGCAGGTCATCGGCGCGCCGCTGGCCGAGGGGCTGCTGGCCGTCATGCCCTGGCAGCAGGTCTTCATGGTCTTTGCCGTGCTGATCCTGTCGGTGCTGCTGTTCCTGCCGATGCTGGGGAACAGCCGGCCCGCGCCGCGCCACGAACTGGAAGAAGGCATGGGCACGGTGCTGCGCCGCGCCTTCACCGACCCGAGCTACCTGATGATCTTCGTCGGGTTCTTTTCCTGCGGCTACCAGCTCGGCTTCATCACCGCGCATTTCCCGGCCATGATCACCGAGATGTGCGGCCCCATCGCGCCCGACGGCGGGCTGGCCGCGCTGGGGATCACCACTACCTCGGCCTTGGGGGCCATCGCGATTTCGCTGATCGGGCTGGCCAATATCGGCGGCTCGATCATGGCGGGATGGCTTGGGAAAAAATACACCCGCAAGTACCTGCTGGCGGGGATCTACGCGCTGCGGACGGTGATCTCGGCCTGGTTCATCCTGACGCCGATCACGCCGCCGACGGTGGTGTTCTTCTCGCTGTCGATGGGGGCGCTGTGGCTGGCGACGGTGCCGCTGACCTCGGGGCTGGTCGCCCATATCTACGGGCTGCGCTACATGGGGACCCTTTACGGCTTCGTCTTCCTGTCTCACCAGATCGGGTCTTTCCTGGGCGTCTGGCTGGGCGGGCGGCTTTATGACATCCACGGCGACTACACGACGGTCTGGTGGGTCGGCGTCGGCGTCGGAGCCTTCTCCGCGCTGATCCACCTGCCGGTGCGCGAGGCGCCCTCGCGCGGGCTTGCGGCCACCCCCGCCTGA
- a CDS encoding NAD(P)/FAD-dependent oxidoreductase yields MIEEVPALVIGAGPAGLMAAEVLSAAGHPVVIAEAMPSPARKFLMAGKSGLNLTKDEPAQAFVARLQGGVAPAPVPGAPPGYFGEEELRAIVAGFGPAEVMDWARGLGVELFTGSTGRVFPIRMKASPLLRAWLARLGGQKVTLRTRWRWTGFGGGLAFDTPEGPRTIRAGVTVLALGGASWPRLGSDAAWVPWLREVGAGVAPFRPANMGFRVDWSPAMTPLQGAAVKGTRLSAGDLDSRGEWVITRGGIEGGAVYEISAVLRDGAEAGVDLMPDLDVGALAARLARPRGRLSVGNWLRRALRDPVKVALLLEWGRPLPVDAATLAARIKALPLRHAGPMGLERAISSAGGIEATALTRGLELRALPGIFAAGEMLDWEAPTGGYLLTACLATGHHAGLAAARHLRQRA; encoded by the coding sequence GTGATCGAGGAGGTTCCGGCGCTGGTGATCGGCGCGGGGCCTGCCGGACTGATGGCAGCCGAGGTGCTGTCGGCGGCCGGGCATCCGGTGGTGATCGCCGAGGCGATGCCCTCGCCCGCGCGCAAGTTCCTGATGGCGGGGAAGTCGGGGCTGAACCTGACCAAGGACGAACCGGCGCAGGCGTTCGTAGCGCGGTTGCAGGGGGGCGTTGCCCCCGCGCCCGTGCCGGGCGCTCCCCCAGGATATTTCGGCGAAGAAGAACTGCGGGCGATCGTGGCGGGGTTCGGTCCCGCCGAGGTCATGGACTGGGCGCGCGGGCTGGGGGTGGAGCTGTTCACCGGCTCGACGGGGCGGGTGTTCCCGATCCGCATGAAGGCCTCGCCGCTGCTGCGGGCCTGGCTGGCACGTCTGGGCGGGCAGAAGGTGACCCTGCGGACGCGCTGGCGATGGACGGGGTTCGGGGGCGGACTGGCCTTCGACACGCCGGAAGGGCCGCGCACCATCCGCGCGGGGGTGACAGTGCTGGCCTTGGGGGGCGCAAGCTGGCCGCGATTGGGGTCCGACGCCGCCTGGGTGCCATGGCTGCGCGAGGTCGGCGCCGGGGTGGCGCCGTTCCGGCCCGCGAACATGGGGTTTCGCGTGGACTGGTCGCCGGCGATGACCCCGCTGCAGGGCGCCGCGGTCAAGGGCACGCGGCTGTCGGCGGGCGATCTGGACAGCCGGGGCGAATGGGTCATCACCCGCGGCGGGATCGAGGGCGGCGCGGTTTATGAAATCTCGGCCGTCCTGCGGGATGGGGCAGAGGCCGGGGTTGACCTGATGCCCGATCTTGACGTCGGAGCGCTGGCCGCGCGGCTGGCAAGGCCGCGCGGCAGGCTGTCGGTCGGGAACTGGCTGCGCCGCGCCCTGCGCGACCCGGTCAAGGTGGCGCTGCTGTTGGAATGGGGGCGGCCACTGCCCGTGGATGCGGCAACGCTCGCGGCCCGGATCAAGGCGCTGCCACTGCGGCATGCGGGGCCGATGGGGCTTGAACGCGCCATCTCCTCGGCGGGCGGGATCGAGGCCACTGCACTGACGCGCGGGCTCGAGTTGCGGGCGCTGCCCGGGATCTTCGCTGCCGGAGAGATGCTGGACTGGGAGGCGCCGACCGGCGGCTACCTGCTGACCGCCTGCCTTGCCACCGGCCACCATGCGGGGCTTGCCGCCGCCCGCCACCTTCGGCAGAGGGCCTGA
- the holA gene encoding DNA polymerase III subunit delta, which produces MILKGAEIARYLARPDPTRPALLIYGQDAMRVALKRAEAVAALTGPDAEAEMRLTRLSGADLRKDAAALMDEIKAVGFFPGPRVVLVEEANDTAALAIAAALDAWAHGDAVIVVTAGGLGKTSALRKLFEPHKAAVTAPIYDDPPGEEEIARWLADAGLRAVPPTSMRDLTALARALDPGDFRQTVEKIGLYKHGDDSPLTPDEIAALAPATVEADVDELIEAVAEGRSDSMAALMRRVETQGIVPVTICIAALRHFRALHAAASDPGGPAAGIGRLRPPVFGPRRDRMARQAQAWGMRALEDALHHLIDTDLVLRSSSRAPAVAVMERALIRLAMMPRGRR; this is translated from the coding sequence ATGATCCTCAAGGGCGCCGAGATCGCGCGCTATCTCGCGCGCCCCGATCCGACCCGGCCCGCGCTGCTGATCTACGGCCAGGACGCCATGCGCGTGGCGCTGAAGCGGGCCGAGGCGGTGGCCGCGCTGACCGGCCCCGATGCCGAGGCCGAGATGCGGCTGACCCGGCTTTCGGGGGCCGATCTGCGCAAGGACGCGGCGGCGCTGATGGACGAGATCAAGGCGGTGGGCTTCTTCCCGGGCCCGCGCGTGGTGTTGGTCGAGGAGGCGAATGATACCGCCGCCCTCGCCATCGCCGCCGCGCTGGACGCCTGGGCGCATGGCGACGCGGTGATCGTGGTGACGGCCGGGGGACTGGGGAAAACCTCGGCGCTGCGCAAGCTCTTTGAGCCGCACAAGGCGGCCGTGACCGCCCCCATCTACGACGATCCGCCCGGCGAGGAGGAGATCGCGCGCTGGCTGGCTGACGCCGGACTGCGCGCCGTGCCGCCGACGTCGATGCGCGACCTCACGGCGCTGGCCCGTGCGCTCGACCCGGGCGACTTCCGCCAGACGGTGGAAAAGATCGGGCTTTACAAGCACGGCGACGACAGCCCGCTGACGCCCGACGAGATTGCGGCGCTGGCCCCCGCCACGGTCGAGGCCGACGTGGACGAGTTGATCGAGGCGGTGGCGGAGGGCCGCTCGGACAGCATGGCGGCGCTGATGCGCCGGGTCGAGACTCAGGGCATCGTGCCGGTCACGATCTGCATCGCGGCCCTGCGGCATTTCCGGGCGCTGCACGCGGCAGCCTCGGACCCCGGAGGGCCTGCAGCGGGGATCGGGCGGCTGCGGCCACCGGTCTTCGGGCCGCGGCGCGACCGCATGGCGCGTCAGGCGCAGGCTTGGGGCATGCGGGCCCTGGAGGATGCGCTGCATCACCTGATCGACACGGACCTGGTGCTGCGGTCCTCCTCTCGCGCGCCGGCGGTGGCGGTGATGGAACGGGCGCTGATCCGGCTGGCGATGATGCCGCGGGGGCGCCGGTGA
- the lptE gene encoding LPS assembly lipoprotein LptE, translated as MWSRRLALLAALALTGCGFEPVYAPGGAGTRLQGQVRVADPQTADDYAFLRRLTERLGPEQAVRYELSYALRIATVSQAITPDEVTTRYSLNGTAAYALTDSATGAVVAQGEVSNFSSHSTVGTVIATNAAEQDARNRLAVMLADQVVTRLLATVPASR; from the coding sequence ATGTGGTCGCGTAGGCTCGCGCTGCTTGCGGCTCTGGCGCTCACGGGCTGCGGGTTCGAGCCGGTTTACGCTCCGGGCGGCGCGGGCACCCGGCTGCAGGGGCAGGTCCGCGTCGCCGATCCGCAGACCGCCGACGATTATGCCTTTCTGCGCCGGCTGACCGAACGGCTCGGCCCTGAACAGGCCGTCCGCTATGAGCTTTCCTATGCGCTGCGGATCGCGACGGTGTCGCAGGCGATCACGCCGGACGAGGTGACGACGCGCTATTCGCTGAACGGCACCGCCGCCTATGCCCTGACCGACAGCGCGACCGGCGCGGTAGTGGCGCAGGGCGAGGTCAGCAATTTCTCCAGCCACTCGACCGTCGGCACGGTGATCGCGACGAACGCCGCCGAGCAGGACGCGCGGAACCGGCTGGCGGTGATGCTGGCCGACCAGGTGGTGACGCGGCTGCTGGCGACAGTGCCTGCAAGCCGATGA
- the leuS gene encoding leucine--tRNA ligase, translated as MPYDPAHSEKRWQEAWESAGSFRAVRDERPKYYVLEMFPYPSGRIHMGHVRNYTMGDVVARYKRAQGFSVLHPMGWDAFGMPAENAAMEQGGHPRDWTYGNIATMRDQLKPLGLSIDWSREFATCDDDYVAQQQALFLDFLDAGLIYRKNAVVNWDPVDMTVLANEQVIDGKGWRSNAPVERRELTQWFFRISDYSEELLSALDTLKGWPEKVRLMQANWIGRSRGLQFRFETVNAPEGFDRIEVYTTRPDTLLGASFVALSPDHPLAKALEAGDERLDAFAAEARKIGTSEEALEKAEKLGIDTGLRVRHPLDPDRELPVWIANFVLMDYGTGAIFGSPAHDGRDHDFAVKYGLPIRATFGKPGMSIEDADALVGDEPYVPLKSEAVTYVRGFAGPGDQTGEAAVDAAIAHAEASGWGEAVTKYRLRDWGISRQRYWGCPIPVVHCATCGTVPEAKENLPILLPRDVSFDVPGNPLDRHPTWRQATCPKCGGQARRETDTMDTFVDSSWYYARFTAPHALTPTVREDADYWMNVNQYIGGIEHAILHLLYSRFFARAMVKTGYLPETAKEPFDALFTQGMVTHEIYVDRPKGAPIFGTGLAADQEDAEAKPYRPTYYLPEEVERRENGVFLRITGEQLDVIPSAKMSKSKKNVVDPVNIVKSFGADTARWFMLSDSPPERDVEWTSAGAEAAAKFLSRVHRLAEDKGSEDREDPELLRAAHRAIDEVTRSIEGFTFNKAVAKVYELANAVSKSSASGEPKRAVLRIMAALMGPMVPHLAEDVWALGGGEGLLVDAPWPKADPGLLQSASVTLPIQINGKRRGEITVPADMGQAEVEQAVLADETVQRFLNGQAPRKLIVVPGRIVNVVA; from the coding sequence ATGCCCTATGATCCCGCCCATAGCGAAAAGCGCTGGCAAGAGGCGTGGGAATCGGCCGGAAGCTTCCGCGCCGTCCGGGACGAGCGGCCCAAGTATTACGTGCTGGAGATGTTCCCCTATCCGTCGGGGCGCATCCACATGGGCCATGTCCGCAACTACACGATGGGCGACGTGGTGGCGCGGTATAAACGCGCACAAGGCTTCAGCGTGCTGCACCCGATGGGCTGGGACGCCTTCGGGATGCCGGCCGAGAACGCCGCGATGGAACAGGGCGGCCATCCGCGCGACTGGACCTATGGCAACATCGCCACCATGCGCGACCAGTTGAAACCGCTTGGCCTGTCGATCGACTGGAGCCGCGAGTTCGCCACCTGCGACGACGATTACGTCGCCCAGCAGCAGGCGCTGTTCTTGGATTTTCTGGATGCCGGGCTGATCTATCGCAAGAACGCCGTGGTCAATTGGGACCCGGTGGACATGACGGTGCTGGCCAACGAGCAGGTGATCGACGGCAAGGGCTGGCGGTCCAACGCCCCGGTCGAGCGGCGGGAACTGACGCAGTGGTTCTTCCGCATCTCGGATTACTCCGAGGAACTGCTTTCGGCCCTCGACACGCTCAAGGGCTGGCCGGAAAAGGTCCGGCTGATGCAGGCCAACTGGATCGGGCGGTCTCGCGGGTTGCAGTTCCGTTTCGAGACGGTGAACGCGCCCGAGGGCTTCGACCGGATCGAGGTCTACACCACCCGCCCCGACACGCTGCTGGGGGCAAGCTTCGTGGCGCTGTCACCTGACCATCCTTTGGCGAAGGCGCTTGAGGCCGGGGACGAGCGGCTGGATGCCTTCGCCGCCGAAGCGCGCAAGATCGGGACCTCCGAGGAGGCGCTGGAGAAGGCCGAGAAGCTGGGCATCGACACCGGCCTGCGCGTCCGCCATCCGCTGGACCCGGATCGGGAACTGCCGGTCTGGATCGCGAACTTCGTGCTGATGGACTACGGTACGGGAGCGATCTTCGGCTCGCCCGCGCATGACGGGCGCGACCATGACTTCGCGGTGAAATACGGACTGCCGATCCGGGCCACCTTCGGCAAGCCGGGGATGAGCATCGAGGACGCCGACGCGCTGGTGGGCGATGAGCCTTATGTCCCGCTGAAATCCGAAGCCGTCACCTATGTCCGCGGCTTCGCCGGCCCCGGCGACCAGACCGGAGAGGCCGCCGTGGACGCCGCCATCGCCCATGCCGAGGCATCGGGCTGGGGCGAGGCCGTCACGAAATACCGTCTGCGCGACTGGGGCATCTCGCGCCAGCGCTACTGGGGCTGCCCGATCCCGGTCGTTCATTGCGCGACCTGCGGCACGGTCCCCGAGGCCAAGGAAAATCTGCCGATCCTGCTGCCGCGCGACGTCAGCTTCGACGTGCCCGGCAACCCGCTGGACCGCCATCCGACATGGCGGCAGGCAACCTGTCCGAAATGCGGCGGGCAGGCGCGGCGGGAAACCGACACGATGGACACATTCGTCGATTCGTCCTGGTATTACGCCCGCTTCACCGCGCCCCACGCACTGACGCCCACGGTGCGCGAGGACGCCGATTACTGGATGAACGTGAACCAGTATATCGGCGGCATCGAGCACGCGATCCTGCATCTGCTTTATTCCCGCTTCTTCGCCCGGGCGATGGTGAAGACCGGGTATCTGCCGGAAACGGCGAAGGAGCCGTTCGATGCGCTGTTCACCCAAGGGATGGTGACGCACGAGATCTACGTCGATCGGCCCAAAGGGGCACCAATCTTCGGCACGGGTCTGGCAGCCGATCAGGAAGATGCCGAGGCTAAACCTTACCGACCTACCTACTATCTTCCTGAGGAAGTAGAGCGTCGTGAGAACGGGGTTTTCCTGCGCATCACCGGTGAACAACTCGACGTCATCCCCTCCGCCAAGATGTCCAAGTCCAAGAAGAACGTCGTGGACCCGGTGAACATCGTGAAAAGCTTCGGCGCCGATACCGCGCGCTGGTTCATGCTGTCGGACAGCCCGCCCGAGCGTGACGTGGAATGGACCTCGGCCGGGGCCGAGGCCGCCGCCAAGTTCCTGTCCCGCGTCCACCGGCTGGCCGAGGACAAGGGCAGCGAGGACCGTGAGGACCCGGAGCTGCTGCGCGCCGCCCATCGCGCCATCGACGAGGTGACGCGCTCGATCGAGGGCTTTACCTTCAACAAGGCCGTGGCCAAGGTCTATGAACTCGCGAACGCCGTTTCCAAGTCTTCTGCCTCGGGCGAGCCGAAGCGCGCCGTCCTGCGGATCATGGCCGCGCTGATGGGGCCGATGGTCCCGCATCTGGCCGAGGATGTCTGGGCGCTGGGGGGCGGCGAGGGGCTGCTGGTCGATGCGCCCTGGCCCAAGGCTGATCCGGGCCTGCTGCAAAGCGCGTCCGTCACGCTGCCCATCCAGATCAACGGCAAGCGGCGGGGCGAGATCACCGTGCCCGCCGACATGGGCCAGGCCGAGGTCGAGCAGGCCGTGCTGGCCGACGAGACCGTGCAGCGGTTCCTGAACGGCCAGGCGCCGAGAAAGCTGATCGTCGTGCCGGGGCGGATCGTCAATGTGGTCGCGTAG
- a CDS encoding DUF3576 domain-containing protein, which produces MKTARAATLATAITLCAALAACGAGGNRARTAAAPVDPDMRNETNTIWDVFGNRTDTNTAVAVNRYLWNASLEVLNFLPIQSIDPFTGVIVTGYGTPPGGGRAYRATIKVSDPALDARSLKVALQGTGGAAVAPDTVRAVEDAILTRARQLRVRDGQL; this is translated from the coding sequence ATGAAGACCGCACGCGCCGCGACGCTGGCGACCGCGATCACGCTTTGCGCCGCGCTTGCCGCCTGTGGGGCCGGCGGAAACCGGGCCCGGACCGCCGCCGCACCCGTCGATCCCGACATGCGCAACGAGACCAACACGATCTGGGACGTGTTCGGCAACCGAACCGACACCAACACGGCCGTCGCCGTGAACCGCTATCTGTGGAACGCGAGCCTCGAGGTGCTGAACTTCCTGCCGATCCAGTCGATCGACCCCTTCACCGGGGTGATTGTGACCGGCTACGGCACGCCGCCGGGCGGGGGCCGGGCTTACCGCGCGACGATCAAGGTCTCGGACCCGGCGCTGGATGCGCGCAGCCTCAAGGTCGCGCTGCAGGGGACGGGCGGCGCGGCGGTCGCGCCCGACACGGTGCGGGCGGTCGAGGACGCGATCCTGACCCGTGCCCGGCAGCTGCGCGTCCGCGACGGGCAATTGTAA
- a CDS encoding porin, giving the protein MKKALLATTAVMLSAGVAAADVTISGYGRTGVIYYEDGIQTVGNNDSQVISRLRMNLDATTETDGGLEFGGRLRLQWDQGNATRGENASTNAGKLWITTQGLTVEIGNVDTAMDTVGLVYATELGYTDRSVGGNPLGAFFAYESSPYADDDRLGIGLRYSFDALTVRASYVDPSQSGAAEATDGIDPDTGLPIELNQKEELSIGADYKWNDRLELSAAASMNAAGWDDHDVFFVGARYAVMENARIGLNFYDNGDVGGIVGTDSSNADFVNVIDDLGNTVTLYGDYTLADGLTNIEAYVANNDGDWSQKETDIALGIGVNYDLGGARLGASLQRDYQERVSADMGVRFNF; this is encoded by the coding sequence ATGAAAAAGGCTCTTCTCGCCACGACCGCAGTGATGCTGTCCGCTGGCGTCGCGGCTGCCGACGTGACGATCTCGGGCTACGGCCGGACCGGCGTGATCTATTACGAAGACGGTATCCAGACGGTCGGCAACAATGACTCGCAGGTCATCTCGCGCCTGCGGATGAACCTCGACGCGACGACCGAAACCGACGGCGGTCTGGAATTCGGCGGCCGCCTCCGGCTGCAGTGGGACCAGGGCAACGCCACCCGCGGCGAAAACGCCTCGACCAACGCCGGCAAGCTGTGGATCACCACCCAGGGCCTCACCGTCGAGATCGGCAACGTCGACACCGCGATGGACACCGTCGGCCTGGTCTATGCGACGGAACTCGGCTATACCGACCGTTCGGTCGGCGGCAACCCGCTGGGCGCCTTCTTCGCCTATGAAAGCTCGCCCTATGCCGATGATGACCGGCTGGGGATCGGCCTGCGCTATTCGTTTGACGCGCTGACGGTCCGCGCCTCCTATGTCGACCCGAGCCAGTCGGGCGCTGCGGAAGCCACCGACGGAATCGATCCGGATACCGGCCTTCCGATTGAGCTCAACCAGAAGGAAGAGCTCAGCATCGGCGCCGACTACAAGTGGAACGATCGCTTGGAACTGTCGGCTGCCGCGTCGATGAACGCCGCCGGCTGGGACGATCACGACGTCTTCTTCGTCGGGGCCCGCTACGCGGTCATGGAAAACGCCCGCATCGGCCTGAACTTCTATGACAACGGCGATGTCGGCGGCATCGTCGGCACCGACTCCAGCAATGCGGACTTCGTGAACGTCATCGACGACCTGGGCAACACCGTCACCCTGTATGGCGACTACACCCTGGCCGACGGCCTGACCAACATCGAAGCCTATGTCGCCAACAACGACGGCGACTGGTCGCAGAAAGAAACCGATATCGCTCTGGGTATCGGCGTCAACTACGACCTCGGCGGTGCCCGTCTGGGCGCGTCGCTGCAGCGCGACTATCAGGAGCGCGTGTCCGCCGACATGGGTGTTCGCTTCAACTTCTGA
- a CDS encoding YggS family pyridoxal phosphate-dependent enzyme, protein MSLGEIRQRIAAAAAEAGRDPAGVTLIAVSKLQPDDRVRTALDAGQRVFGENYVQEAQRKWPALCEGRHGIELHLIGPLQSNKARAAVETFDAIHSLDRPSLARRLGRIVQELGRAPRLFVQVNTGDEPQKAGIPPAEADTFIAMCRGLDLPLAGCMCIPPDEEDPAPHFRLLRDIAGRNGLSDLSMGMSGDFETAIAEGATHVRIGSAIFGARPAGTDG, encoded by the coding sequence ATGAGCCTTGGCGAAATCAGGCAGCGCATTGCAGCGGCGGCGGCAGAGGCGGGCCGCGATCCGGCGGGGGTGACGCTGATCGCGGTCAGCAAGCTGCAACCCGATGACCGGGTGCGGACGGCGCTGGACGCCGGGCAGCGCGTCTTCGGCGAGAATTATGTGCAGGAGGCGCAGCGGAAATGGCCCGCGCTGTGCGAGGGGCGGCACGGGATCGAGCTGCACCTGATCGGGCCGCTGCAGTCCAACAAGGCCCGCGCCGCGGTCGAGACCTTTGACGCGATCCACAGCCTCGACCGGCCCTCGCTGGCCAGGCGGCTGGGGCGGATCGTGCAGGAGCTTGGCCGCGCGCCCCGGCTGTTCGTGCAGGTCAACACCGGCGACGAGCCGCAGAAGGCCGGCATCCCGCCTGCAGAGGCGGACACGTTCATCGCCATGTGCCGGGGCCTCGACCTGCCGCTTGCGGGCTGCATGTGCATTCCCCCGGATGAAGAAGATCCCGCACCGCATTTCCGCCTGCTGCGGGACATTGCCGGCCGGAACGGCCTTTCGGACCTGTCGATGGGAATGAGCGGCGATTTCGAGACCGCCATTGCCGAGGGCGCGACCCATGTCCGGATCGGCAGCGCCATCTTCGGCGCAAGGCCCGCAGGCACGGACGGCTGA